In Halococcus salifodinae DSM 8989, one DNA window encodes the following:
- a CDS encoding DUF4212 domain-containing protein codes for MTDNRARTTNDSGTVETDGGVTTEQNPTNYLDAEVNIFRPETAFMRDHLKLIWATFLAWTVAVFGPVTAALVAPDLMTETIVLGFQLHVLLTGIGAPFGALVLSAVYAYRRDKLDEKYGIEHGQSTGTATDSTAATDGGENA; via the coding sequence ATGACGGATAACCGCGCACGGACGACGAACGATTCTGGAACGGTCGAGACTGATGGTGGGGTGACGACGGAGCAGAACCCCACGAACTACCTCGATGCGGAAGTGAACATCTTCAGGCCGGAGACGGCGTTCATGCGGGATCACCTGAAACTGATCTGGGCGACGTTTCTCGCGTGGACGGTCGCGGTCTTCGGGCCGGTGACGGCTGCGCTCGTCGCTCCCGACCTGATGACCGAGACGATCGTTCTCGGCTTTCAGTTGCACGTTCTCCTGACGGGTATCGGCGCGCCGTTCGGCGCGCTCGTCCTGTCGGCGGTGTACGCCTACCGACGCGACAAACTCGACGAGAAATACGGCATCGAGCACGGACAATCGACGGGGACAGCGACAGACTCGACGGCAGCAACTGACGGCGGTGAGAACGCATGA
- a CDS encoding sodium:solute symporter family transporter: protein MIMDVLLQIAPDGLNVGFKLIPALTTIGMLVAFLAVGFFFRVADTDNLWVAGRSIGNIENGMAIGANWMSAASYLGVAATIATLGYFGLAYLVGWTAGYFILLIFLASQFRRFGKYTAPDFVADRFYSDTGRAIAAVTTLFIAYVYAVSQGRGMGLMSMYLFGTSYTQGVILLMGVTIVYVALSGMLGTTKNMAIQYVILIIAFLGGLYAVGWTQGYSTVLPYLEFGDEATIVAEQIAREFTAPFANAGYYEWVALCFTLIVGTCGLPHVLVRFYTVDNERTARWSCVWGLFFICLLYWGTAAYSAFGTLLFDRSEALSFPFTSEQGDVVVVLTAQLANLPEWLVGLVAAGAVAAALATVSGLFISGSSAAAHDIYTNLYKPEATQREQLIVGRLTILGLGILVAATAIADVGVIASLVAVAFAIAGVVMFPVFFLGLWWERTTREGALAGMLVGLAISVVTIVNDYAAQVIGGEGPLVPALNAVLPATSTALIGVPVVMAVIVAISLVTDDPPEEVKRLVRQCHSPEPMSRMESAEEVATDGGEHTDRARATSARGATDEGDDDRSR, encoded by the coding sequence ATGATCATGGATGTTCTGTTGCAAATCGCGCCCGACGGACTCAACGTCGGCTTCAAACTCATCCCGGCGCTCACGACCATCGGGATGTTGGTGGCCTTCCTCGCAGTCGGCTTTTTCTTCCGCGTAGCCGACACGGACAATCTCTGGGTCGCTGGCCGCTCGATCGGAAACATCGAGAACGGGATGGCGATCGGTGCCAACTGGATGTCGGCGGCGTCGTATCTCGGCGTCGCAGCGACCATCGCCACGCTCGGGTACTTCGGGCTGGCGTATCTCGTCGGCTGGACGGCGGGGTATTTCATCCTCCTCATCTTCCTCGCCTCGCAGTTCCGTCGGTTCGGTAAGTACACGGCACCGGATTTCGTCGCGGACCGGTTTTACTCCGACACCGGCCGCGCCATCGCGGCGGTGACGACGCTGTTCATCGCGTACGTGTACGCCGTTAGCCAGGGACGTGGCATGGGGCTGATGTCGATGTATCTCTTCGGCACGAGCTACACACAGGGCGTGATCCTCCTCATGGGCGTCACCATCGTCTACGTTGCCCTCTCGGGAATGCTTGGCACGACCAAGAACATGGCAATACAGTACGTCATTCTCATCATTGCCTTCCTCGGCGGACTGTACGCAGTCGGCTGGACGCAGGGCTACTCGACGGTGCTGCCGTATCTCGAATTCGGTGACGAGGCGACGATCGTCGCGGAGCAGATCGCTCGCGAGTTCACGGCTCCCTTCGCCAACGCCGGCTACTACGAGTGGGTGGCGCTGTGTTTCACCCTGATCGTCGGCACCTGTGGGCTGCCACACGTGCTGGTGCGTTTCTACACGGTCGACAACGAGCGGACGGCTCGGTGGTCCTGTGTCTGGGGGCTGTTTTTCATCTGCCTGCTGTACTGGGGCACTGCCGCGTACTCCGCGTTCGGCACGCTGCTGTTCGACCGGAGCGAAGCGCTGTCGTTCCCCTTCACCTCGGAGCAGGGTGATGTCGTGGTCGTTCTCACGGCACAGCTCGCCAACCTTCCGGAGTGGCTCGTCGGTCTCGTCGCCGCCGGAGCGGTCGCAGCGGCGCTGGCGACGGTTTCAGGGCTGTTCATCTCCGGCTCGTCGGCTGCCGCACACGACATCTACACGAACCTCTACAAACCCGAGGCGACCCAGCGCGAGCAGCTCATCGTGGGCCGGCTGACGATACTCGGACTCGGGATCCTGGTCGCGGCGACGGCGATCGCCGACGTCGGCGTCATCGCCTCCCTCGTCGCCGTGGCGTTCGCGATCGCCGGTGTCGTGATGTTCCCCGTGTTCTTCCTCGGGCTCTGGTGGGAGCGCACCACCCGCGAGGGCGCGCTCGCCGGGATGCTTGTCGGACTGGCGATCTCCGTCGTGACCATCGTCAACGACTACGCTGCACAGGTGATCGGTGGCGAGGGTCCTCTCGTGCCAGCACTCAACGCAGTGTTGCCCGCGACGTCGACGGCGCTCATCGGCGTGCCGGTCGTGATGGCCGTCATCGTCGCGATCTCACTGGTCACTGACGATCCGCCAGAAGAGGTCAAGCGTCTGGTTCGCCAGTGTCACAGCCCAGAACCGATGAGCCGGATGGAAAGTGCCGAAGAGGTTGCCACCGACGGTGGCGAGCACACCGACAGAGCGCGAGCCACGTCAGCACGAGGCGCTACCGATGAGGGAGACGATGACCGTTCTCGTTGA